The nucleotide window AAATTTTGATTTGGGATATTCGCGTACAAGCCAGGGGAAAGATTATAAGATTGGAGACAATAACTTTCTATCGGTTTCAGACGAGGATAAAATTATTTTGGATAAAGAATCGTACGGAAGTCGGATGGAAAATTCTAAATATGAACTTAGTGCAGTTAGCGGTGGATTGTCAGCATCTTTTGGAAAGGTCTGGAATGTAGATATTCGTGGAGCTTATACTTTTGCGGATGATATCGAAACTCCTGGAAATTTCTGGGGATCTTATGTACGGAGTTTGAAAGATTTGAATCGTTTGAATCTATACACAACTGTAGAGAGGAAAACAGAGAATAACACATTTAGCTTTAGCCCTTATTTAACGAGAGAAAGAAACTCAAACTATTCAGATAATTCAGCTGAAGGATTCATTAGTTTTAAAGATAATGTTAAAGAGTATGGTTTTCAGTTACAGGATATGCAGTCGTTTGGTGAGTTGAAGACTATTGTAGGAGTTGATTATGGAACGTATGATTATGGATCAGAACGTTTTTCTGATAAAACTACACCCGCAGCTCCCTATAAGCCAAATAATAAGAATGTAAACACGGGAATATTTACTCAACTTTCATACACATATTTAGGGTTGGGTGTGAATGGAGGTCTTCGCTATGACCATTATTCATATCATATTGATGCGAATGAAGATTTGACTGCTGAAGCAGCAGATGAGAATTACAATACATTGAATTTCAGTCTTGGTGCTCAGGCTCGTATACTCGATAATTTGAAGCTTCACTCTTCTTTTGGAACAGCTTTTTCAGTACCGGATGCCTATAAAGTTGCAGGTAAGTATGAGGTATCCGAATATTTTCCCGATTGGGATTATTGGTATGTTGAGTCATTTGTAGGGAATCCTGATCTTAAACCTGAGAAGTCTTCAACGATTGATTTTGGTTTGAAATATGCAGCTCTTGATCAGGCTTTAAATATTGATGCAACTTATTTTAAAACAAATCATAAAGATAAAATTACTGAAGAGTTGCTAGAATCAGGTGAAAAAACCTATACCAATGCAAATAAATCAAAAATGGAAGGATTGGAATTAGTGAGTTCCTTCGATTTTGGAGTATTAGCCGATCGCCAATTCAAATTGGAGCTTTATTCAAACTGGACATTCATGTTTGAATCGGAGTTAGAATTTAAATTGGATGACGGCTTGATCGAATATAAAGATATGCAGTACGTGTCTAAGTCTAGCGGAAGTTTTGGTTTTAAATTTGACAATTTAAAAGGTCTTTTTTCCCGTTTGAATGCGAGGTATATTGGTTCCAGACTGGAGTCTGATAGCTTTTCTGGCATTCGCACAGATTGGTCTGCTGAGGATTACTATACGGAGAAGCGATACACGAAAGATGATAAAATAATCAAACATGAAGGAACAATTGTATTTGACTATTCATTGGCTTATCAATTTACAAATGGGTTCTCAATTCAGGGAAATATAAACAACGTATTGGATGAGAATTATACAGAAAAGGATGGTTACAACATGCAAGGACGGAGTTTTCAACTTAAGCTAGGATATTCCTTTTAAAACTAGCGGAAAAGAAAAATTTAACATGTGAAACTAGTTAAGAAAATCAGATAGTTTTTTAGTGAGAGGTAGCCGGTTATTCGGTTTACCTCTCACTTTATTTAGAACAAATCCCAAATTCAACTAATTATTGGCCTTATGAAACGAGTATGGAAGATTCTTTCTACCAAAAGGAGTAAGATTATAAGCGAGTTCCATATGATACCTTTAAAAGCAAACAATTATAATCATATGAAAAATATTTATATCAGTTTAGTTCTTGTACTTTTAGTCAGTTTTGCTTCGGCAAAGCCAACAATGGGGGGCGCAAAAAACAAGCAAGTAACCGTCGAAATTAACTTTGGAGACGTAAAGGATATGAAAACGGTTACCATTGATTGTGGCAAGAAGCTGACAGCATTGGAAGCATTACAACTGGCGGCTGATGTAGAAACTCATCCGCTCGGGCAGTATATTTTTGTAACAGCAATTGATAAGGTGATCTCAACGCGAGGAAATATGGCTTGGTATTACAAGATCAATGGCGAAAACTCAACAAAATTGGCGATGAGTCAAGCTGTAAAAGCAGGTGATGTTATTACCTGGCGCTATGTAAAAGATGTTTGCTCGTGTACGGTTGATGGTAAGAAAAAGTAGACAGTTGTAATCGGCATTTAAAGAACTCGAAAGTTAAAATATGGCAAGCATTACATTCATCACAGGAGGAGCCCGATCGGGGAAAAGCAGCTTTGCACAGCGGCTGGCTGAGCAACAGTCGGATAGCCTGGTTTATCTGGCTACTGCCCGTATTTGGGATGAAGATTTTGCACAACGGGTGAAACGACATCAGGATGATCGGGATGAACGTTGGCAAACGGTTGAGGAAGAGAAAGTACTTTCGAAGCACGATTTCACAGGACAAACCGTGCTGATGGATTGCGTAACCCTTTGGCTCACCAACTTTTTTCACGATAGCGACTATAAAATTGACAGTGCTCTTGAAGCAGCCAAAGCTGAATGGAAGCGATTTGCCAAACAGGATATAAACCTGATTGTGGTGAGTAATGAATTGGGAATGGGTGTTCACCCCGAAAATGAAATCGCTCGCAAGTTTACTGACCTTCAGGGGTGGATGAACCAGTTCATCGCTCAGCAGGCTGACACGGTTTACTTGCTGGTTTCGGGTATTCCCGTTAAAATAAAAGGATAGTAGCCTCAGTTCGAACAAGCAACTGAATGTCCGAAAATGACGATCAAACTATATAATAACGAATAAAATGACATCACTAAAAGAAGAACTTCAACACAAAATAAACTTAAAAACGAAACCGCTTGGAGCGCTCGGGCAGCTAGAGGAAATTGCTCTTCAATTGGGGATGATTCAAAATACTTTGTCGCCTAAATTAAAAAATCCGAGCCTGATTGTTTTTGCTGCCGACCATGGCATTGCAGATGCTGGAGTTAGTCCTTACCCCAAAGAAGTGACTTGGCAAATGGTGATGAACTTTTGTGGCAATGGAGCTTCTATCAATGTATTTTGTAAGCAAAACGGGATCGGTCTTAAAGTTGTAGATGCCGGGGTAGATTATGACTTTCCTGCAGAACTTCCGGTTATCAATGCCAAGGTGGCTCGTGGCACAAAAAATATGCTGAACGAACCGGCGATGACATCCGACGAATGCCGGCTTGCCATGCAGCGGGGAACGGAGCTTGTGCAAAAGGAGGCGGGCTCGGGTTGCAATACCATCGGCTTTGGCGAAATGGGTATTGGAAATACCTCGGCCTCTTCATTGTTGATGCATCGTTTTTTAAACCTGCCTATCGAGGAGTGTACCGGCAAAGGTGCTGGCATGGAGGGCGAGCAACTGGACTATAAAACATCGGTATTAAAAGAAGTTTCTGAAAAATACGCCCCCCAAATGCCTGAAGAGACATTAGCGACTTTTGGAGGACTGGAAATCGCCATGATGGTTGGTGCCATTTTGGAAGCCCGAAAACTGAATATGGTGGTTCTGATTGATGGCTTTATTGCAACAGCAGCCACTTTGACCGCTATTCAATTTGATGAATCGGTGCGCGATAATTGCATATTTTGCCATGCTTCAGAAGAAAAAGGACACCAACTGATGCTGGATCAATTGCAAGCGAAACCTGTATTGAGCCTGGGGATGCGACTGGGTGAAGGATCGGGAGCTGCCGTGGCCTACCCGGTAATTAAAGCAGCGGCCACTTTTTTAAATGAAATGGCTAGTTTTGAAGAAGCCGGGGTTTCGAATAAGGAGGAAAGTAGCGAAGTGCAACGTTTATAAATTA belongs to uncultured Sunxiuqinia sp. and includes:
- a CDS encoding TonB-dependent receptor, which gives rise to MKTKKIRIPLKWIVVAVIVLSFQFVQAEILDTLNVEEVVVKASRLNAKLKNIPQKVEIITVEDINSVPNESLAEVIKRTTNIDIIQYPGISATVGMRGFSPSAHSRSYTLILINGKPSGTRNLASISTTNIERVEIVKGPYSSMFGSDAMGGVINIITKTASDELSGNISLTGGSFKYSAIDAAFSGQLMDGLNFDLGYSRTSQGKDYKIGDNNFLSVSDEDKIILDKESYGSRMENSKYELSAVSGGLSASFGKVWNVDIRGAYTFADDIETPGNFWGSYVRSLKDLNRLNLYTTVERKTENNTFSFSPYLTRERNSNYSDNSAEGFISFKDNVKEYGFQLQDMQSFGELKTIVGVDYGTYDYGSERFSDKTTPAAPYKPNNKNVNTGIFTQLSYTYLGLGVNGGLRYDHYSYHIDANEDLTAEAADENYNTLNFSLGAQARILDNLKLHSSFGTAFSVPDAYKVAGKYEVSEYFPDWDYWYVESFVGNPDLKPEKSSTIDFGLKYAALDQALNIDATYFKTNHKDKITEELLESGEKTYTNANKSKMEGLELVSSFDFGVLADRQFKLELYSNWTFMFESELEFKLDDGLIEYKDMQYVSKSSGSFGFKFDNLKGLFSRLNARYIGSRLESDSFSGIRTDWSAEDYYTEKRYTKDDKIIKHEGTIVFDYSLAYQFTNGFSIQGNINNVLDENYTEKDGYNMQGRSFQLKLGYSF
- a CDS encoding DUF4430 domain-containing protein — protein: MKNIYISLVLVLLVSFASAKPTMGGAKNKQVTVEINFGDVKDMKTVTIDCGKKLTALEALQLAADVETHPLGQYIFVTAIDKVISTRGNMAWYYKINGENSTKLAMSQAVKAGDVITWRYVKDVCSCTVDGKKK
- the cobU gene encoding bifunctional adenosylcobinamide kinase/adenosylcobinamide-phosphate guanylyltransferase codes for the protein MASITFITGGARSGKSSFAQRLAEQQSDSLVYLATARIWDEDFAQRVKRHQDDRDERWQTVEEEKVLSKHDFTGQTVLMDCVTLWLTNFFHDSDYKIDSALEAAKAEWKRFAKQDINLIVVSNELGMGVHPENEIARKFTDLQGWMNQFIAQQADTVYLLVSGIPVKIKG
- the cobT gene encoding nicotinate-nucleotide--dimethylbenzimidazole phosphoribosyltransferase is translated as MTSLKEELQHKINLKTKPLGALGQLEEIALQLGMIQNTLSPKLKNPSLIVFAADHGIADAGVSPYPKEVTWQMVMNFCGNGASINVFCKQNGIGLKVVDAGVDYDFPAELPVINAKVARGTKNMLNEPAMTSDECRLAMQRGTELVQKEAGSGCNTIGFGEMGIGNTSASSLLMHRFLNLPIEECTGKGAGMEGEQLDYKTSVLKEVSEKYAPQMPEETLATFGGLEIAMMVGAILEARKLNMVVLIDGFIATAATLTAIQFDESVRDNCIFCHASEEKGHQLMLDQLQAKPVLSLGMRLGEGSGAAVAYPVIKAAATFLNEMASFEEAGVSNKEESSEVQRL